One window of the Populus trichocarpa isolate Nisqually-1 chromosome 9, P.trichocarpa_v4.1, whole genome shotgun sequence genome contains the following:
- the LOC7474947 gene encoding alcohol-forming fatty acyl-CoA reductase: protein MELGSILQFLENKTILVTGATGYLAKIFVEKILRVQPNVKRFYLLLRAADAKSATERLRDEVIGKDLFRVLREKHGASLHSFISEKVTPVPGDISYEDLGVKDSSLKDEMWREIDVVLNFAATTNFDERYDVALGINTLGALHVLNFAKKCVKIKTLVHVSTAYVCGEDAGLILEQPYHMGMAKRGDEKIDINFEKKMVQEKINELKLQDVPEKEITSAMKDFGIERARLFGWPNTYVFTKAMGEMLLVNFKDSLPLLIIRPTMVASTYKEPFPGWIEGVRTIDSVIVGYGKGRVTCFISGPRSTLDVIPADMVVNAIIVAMVARAKQHSEIIYHLGSSFRNPVNISNLHDFIFRYFSEHPWINKEGESVKIGKGIVLSSMSKFYTYMAIRFLLPLKALQLFNILLFKKYQDVYTVLDRRVKLVMRLADLYKPYVFFEGIFDDLNSEKLRIISKETCQETDIFDFDPMNIDWEDYMINVHIPGLVKYVM, encoded by the exons ATGGAATTGGGAAGTATACTGCAGTTTCTTGAGAACAAGACCATTTTGGTCACAGGAGCCACTGGTTATCTAGCAAAGA TTTTTGTGGAGAAAATATTGAGGGTCCAGCCAAATGTGAAGAGATTTTATCTCCTTCTAAGAGCTGCAGATGCCAAGTCTGCTACCGAACGTCTCCGTGATGAG GTCATTGGGAAGGACTTGTTTAGGGTTTTAAGGGAGAAACATGGTGCAAGTCTGCATTCCTTTATATCAGAAAAGGTAACTCCTGTCCCTGGTGACATCTCCTACGAAGACTTGGGAGTGAAAGACTCTtctttgaaggatgaaatgtGGAGAGAAATTGATGTTGTCCTTAATTTTGCTGCCACCACCAACTTTGATGAAag ATACGATGTTGCACTAGGCATCAATACACTGGGAGCCTTGCATGTTTTAAACTTTGCAAAGAAATGTGTTAAAATAAAGACGCTTGTCCATGTATCCACCG CTTATGTGTGCGGCGAAGATGCTGGGCTTATACTCGAGCAACCATATCATATGGGTATGGCCAAAAGGGGGGACGAGAAAATTGATATcaactttgaaaagaaaatggtgcaagaaaaaataaatgaactcAAATTACAAGATGTTCCCGAGAAAGAAATTACTTCAGCTATGAAGGATTTCGGCATTGAGCG GGCAAGGCTTTTCGGATGGCCAAACACTTACGTATTTACCAAGGCAATGGGAGAAATGCTGTTAGTGAATTTCAAAGATAGTTTGCCATTACTAATTATACGCCCCACCATGGTAGCAAGTACTTACAAAGAACCATTTCCTGGTTGGATTGAAGGTGTCAG AACTATTGACAGCGTAATTGTGGGCTACGGTAAAGGCAGAGTTACATGCTTTATTTCCGGACCACGATCAACTCTTGACGTG ATACCAGCTGACATGGTTGTCAATGCCATTATAGTTGCCATGGTAGCACGCGCCAAGCAGCATTCGGAGATCATTTATCATTTGGGTTCTTCGTTCAGAAATCCTGTAAATATCTCAAatcttcatgattttatttttcgcTATTTCAGCGAACATCCGTGGATTAATAAGGAGGGGGAGTCGGTAAAAATTGGCAAAGGAATTGTTTTGAGCAGCATGTCCAAGTTCTACACGTACATGGCCATTCGTTTTCTCCTGCCGTTGAAG GCATTGCAATTGTTCAACATattgttgtttaaaaaatatcaagacgtGTACACCGTTCTTGATAGAAGAGTAAAATTGGTGATGCGGTTGGCAGACCTTTATAAACCTTATGTGTTCTTCGAGGGCAT atTTGATGATCTAAATTCTGAAAAGTTGCGGATAATATCCAAGGAGACCTGTCAGGAAACAGATATCTTCGACTTTGATCCTATGAACATTGATTGGGAAGATTACATGATAAATGTTCACATTCCTGGTCTAGTTAAATATGTGATGTAA